From a region of the Armatimonas rosea genome:
- a CDS encoding ribose-phosphate diphosphokinase, whose translation MAKKALPIGKNLRVFAGSGNPALADSIATELGVPLGKMLVTRFADGEIRVQVDESARGMDVFLIQPTCAPVNDNMMELLILLDAFRRASAQRITVVLPYYGYARQDKKIKSREPITARLVADLISESGANRVVCIDLHAKQIQGFFRLPVDHLYAGPILGAHFKEVGLINGDTCVVSPDEGGVTRARTLAETLQTPLAIISKRRPAPNKVEITEIIGDVFGKNCIIIDDMIDTGGSIVSGAQALIARGAASVTACCTHGVLSEPAIDRISASPIERVVLTDTIPFRYADHPAASKFTVLSVAELLADAIRRIHCDDSVSELFEKQW comes from the coding sequence ATGGCTAAAAAGGCCCTTCCGATCGGCAAGAACCTGCGTGTCTTTGCGGGCAGCGGCAACCCCGCCCTCGCCGACTCCATCGCCACGGAGCTCGGCGTCCCGCTGGGCAAGATGCTGGTGACGCGCTTTGCCGATGGCGAGATCCGCGTCCAAGTCGATGAGTCGGCGCGTGGGATGGATGTCTTTCTGATCCAGCCCACCTGTGCTCCCGTCAACGACAACATGATGGAGCTGCTGATCCTTCTCGATGCCTTCCGGCGCGCGTCGGCGCAGCGCATCACGGTGGTGCTGCCCTACTACGGCTACGCCCGCCAGGACAAGAAAATCAAGTCCCGCGAGCCCATCACCGCCCGCCTGGTCGCCGATCTGATCTCCGAGTCGGGGGCCAACCGCGTGGTCTGTATCGACCTGCACGCCAAGCAGATCCAGGGCTTCTTTCGCCTGCCGGTGGACCACCTCTACGCGGGCCCGATCCTGGGGGCACACTTCAAGGAGGTGGGCCTCATCAACGGCGACACCTGCGTGGTCTCCCCCGACGAAGGCGGGGTGACGCGCGCCCGCACCCTAGCCGAGACCCTGCAGACCCCGCTGGCGATCATCTCCAAGCGCCGCCCCGCGCCCAATAAAGTCGAGATCACCGAGATTATCGGGGATGTCTTTGGCAAGAACTGCATCATTATCGACGACATGATCGACACGGGGGGCTCGATAGTCAGCGGTGCCCAGGCCCTCATCGCCCGCGGTGCCGCGTCGGTGACCGCTTGCTGCACCCACGGCGTCCTCTCCGAGCCCGCCATCGACCGCATCAGCGCCAGCCCCATCGAGCGCGTCGTCCTCACCGACACCATCCCCTTCCGCTACGCCGACCACCCCGCCGCTAGCAAGTTCACCGTCCTCTCCGTCGCCGAGCTCCTCGCCGACGCCATCCGCCGCATCCACTGCGACGACTCGGTCAGCGAGCTCTTCGAGAAACAGTGGTAG